In a single window of the Megalobrama amblycephala isolate DHTTF-2021 linkage group LG3, ASM1881202v1, whole genome shotgun sequence genome:
- the LOC125265907 gene encoding histone H2B-like: MPEPAKSAPKKGSKKAVTKTAGKGGKKRRKSRKESYAIYVYKVLKQVHPDTGISSKAMGIMNSFVNDIFERIAGEASRLAHYNKRSTITSREIQTAVRLLLPGELAKHAVSEGTKAVTKYTSSK, encoded by the coding sequence ATGCCTGAACCAGCCAAGTCCGCGCCTAAGAAGGGCTCCAAGAAGGCCGTCACGAAGACCGCCGGTAAGGGAGGAAAGAAGCGCAGAAAGTCCAGGAAGGAGAGCTACGCCATCTACGTGTACAAAGTGCTGAAGCAGGTTCATCCTGACACCGGCATCTCCTCCAAGGCGATGGGCATCATGAACTCTTTCGTCAACGACATCTTCGAGCGCATCGCCGGTGAGGCGTCTCGTCTCGCTCACTACAACAAGCGCTCCACCATCACGTCGAGAGAGATCCAGACCGCCGTGCGTCTGCTGCTGCCCGGTGAGCTGGCCAAACACGCCGTGTCTGAGGGCACCAAGGCCGTCACCAAGTACACCAGCTCCAAGTAG
- the LOC125265918 gene encoding histone H4 — MSGRGKGGKGLGKGGAKRHRKVLRDNIQGITKPAIRRLARRGGVKRISGLIYEETRGVLKVFLENVIRDAVTYTEHAKRKTVTAMDVVYALKRQGRTLYGFGG, encoded by the coding sequence ATGTCTGGAAGAGGCAAAGGCGGGAAAGGGCTCGGGAAAGGAGGCGCGAAGCGTCACCGTAAAGTTCTGCGCGATAACATCCAGGGAATCACCAAACCCGCCATTCGTCGTCTGGCTCGCCGCGGCGGCGTCAAGCGCATCTCCGGGCTGATCTACGAGGAGACCCGCGGTGTGTTGAAGGTGTTTCTGGAGAACGTGATCCGCGATGCCGTCACCTACACCGAGCACGCCAAGAGAAAGACCGTCACCGCCATGGATGTTGTGTACGCGCTGAAGCGACAGGGACGAACCTTGTACGGCTTCGGAGGATAA